From the genome of Psychrilyobacter atlanticus DSM 19335, one region includes:
- a CDS encoding DUF2914 domain-containing protein, translating into MKKLLICILIILGTLAAYGKSNGESSYYLSRAVLTNEILEKEPVKVMDTFKLYSQGYFYTEFKDIGEEKTIYHNWYLLEEDGEKTLMASVPLKISGPRWRTWSRKNLFLSGKWSVEVVDEDDNVLSKKEFTVE; encoded by the coding sequence ATGAAAAAATTATTGATATGTATACTAATTATCCTTGGAACTCTTGCAGCCTATGGAAAATCAAACGGGGAAAGCTCTTATTATCTGAGCAGAGCAGTTTTAACCAATGAAATTTTAGAAAAAGAGCCTGTAAAAGTAATGGATACCTTTAAACTGTATTCTCAAGGTTATTTTTATACAGAATTTAAAGATATAGGGGAAGAAAAAACTATCTATCACAACTGGTATCTTCTAGAAGAGGATGGGGAAAAAACCCTTATGGCCAGCGTTCCATTAAAAATTTCAGGACCTAGATGGAGAACCTGGTCTAGAAAAAATTTATTTTTATCTGGAAAATGGAGTGTAGAAGTAGTCGATGAAGATGATAACGTTCTTTCTAAAAAAGAATTTACCGTTGAATAA